From one Pagrus major chromosome 21, Pma_NU_1.0 genomic stretch:
- the ccl20a.4 gene encoding C-C motif chemokine 20 yields the protein MAKLTLCVSMMLVLLAALGESSPLCCTRYHESPIPVKRLKYYVIQEDTGYCNIKAVIFKTIKNKPVCADPDAMWVRRAKEVVPQKVRA from the exons ATGGCAAAGCTCACTCTGTGTGTCTCCATGATGCTGGTGCTGCTGGCGGCGCTGGGTGAAAGCA GTCCCCTCTGCTGCACACGGTACCATGAAAGTCCAATCCCAGTGAAGAGGCTGAAATACTACGTAATCCAGGAGGACACAGGTTACTGCAACATCAAGGCAGTGAT CTTCAAGACTATAAAGAATAAACCTGTCTGTGCCGACCCTGACGCAATGTGGGTGCGCCGGGCGAAGGAGGTTGTGCCACA AAAAGTTCGAGCATGA